The following are from one region of the Streptococcus sp. 1643 genome:
- a CDS encoding HAD-IA family hydrolase produces MSSISAIFFDLDGTLVDSSLGIHNAFTHTFKELGVPSPDAKTIRGFMGPPLESSFATCLPKEQISEAVQIYRSYYKEKGIHEAQLFPRITELLQELSQNYPLYITTTKNTPTAHDMTKNLGIHHFFDGIYGSSPETPHKADVIRFALQTHQLPADQVLIIGDTKFDMIGAQETSIKKFAVTWGFGEEADLLSYQPDWIARTIDDIIKQL; encoded by the coding sequence ATGTCCTCTATCTCAGCAATCTTTTTTGATCTAGACGGAACCTTGGTTGACAGTTCCCTCGGGATCCACAATGCCTTTACCCATACCTTTAAAGAGCTAGGAGTTCCGAGCCCTGATGCCAAAACCATTCGTGGTTTTATGGGACCACCCCTTGAAAGTAGTTTTGCAACTTGTCTTCCCAAGGAACAAATCTCGGAGGCCGTCCAGATATACCGCTCTTACTACAAGGAAAAAGGGATCCACGAAGCCCAACTCTTCCCCCGAATAACGGAATTACTCCAAGAACTTTCACAAAACTACCCTCTCTACATCACTACAACAAAGAATACTCCTACTGCTCATGATATGACTAAAAATCTGGGAATCCATCATTTCTTTGATGGCATTTACGGCTCTAGTCCGGAAACGCCACACAAGGCGGATGTCATCCGTTTTGCCTTGCAAACGCATCAACTCCCTGCAGACCAAGTCCTTATCATCGGAGATACCAAGTTTGATATGATTGGAGCCCAAGAAACTAGCATCAAAAAGTTCGCTGTTACTTGGGGATTTGGAGAAGAGGCTGATTTACTCAGCTATCAGCCTGACTGGATTGCCCGTACCATTGACGATATCATTAAGCAACTATAA
- a CDS encoding DUF805 domain-containing protein, which translates to MFNAYKNFWKGYVNFTGRSTRSEYWWIYFTNLLICLPAYMKYHDAVSTRPYNLEALRSLQAMSGFYFFLAAILMLPSIAVTVRRLRDAGFHWAFIFIALVPIVGPIALIVMLAWPSKKDEDADTEEQDQITA; encoded by the coding sequence ATGTTTAATGCTTATAAGAACTTTTGGAAGGGTTATGTAAACTTTACTGGTCGTTCAACTCGTTCGGAGTACTGGTGGATTTATTTTACAAACTTATTAATCTGTCTTCCTGCTTACATGAAATATCATGATGCAGTGTCAACTCGCCCATATAACTTGGAGGCACTCCGTAGTTTACAAGCTATGAGTGGTTTTTACTTCTTTTTAGCGGCTATTCTCATGTTGCCTTCTATCGCCGTAACTGTTCGTCGCTTACGAGACGCTGGTTTCCACTGGGCCTTTATCTTCATTGCTTTGGTTCCTATCGTTGGACCGATTGCCCTTATTGTGATGCTTGCTTGGCCAAGTAAGAAGGATGAAGATGCAGATACTGAAGAACAGGATCAAATTACTGCTTAA
- a CDS encoding DUF805 domain-containing protein, giving the protein MLSAIRSFFKGYANFSGRSTRPEFWWVWLLNMVIFLPAYYSLFTGVESDKAIRNIAVFSMCIILFIVEFVPLLALIVRRLRDVGIHWAYIFIVFVPLGAVTLLVMLAMPSQRFVEKVIENSETNKENTEDSRFEEMVRKY; this is encoded by the coding sequence ATGCTGAGTGCTATTAGGAGTTTTTTCAAAGGCTATGCAAATTTTTCTGGTCGTTCCACACGTCCAGAATTTTGGTGGGTTTGGCTACTAAATATGGTGATTTTCTTGCCCGCCTACTACTCACTTTTTACTGGAGTAGAATCTGATAAAGCCATCAGGAATATTGCGGTCTTCAGTATGTGTATTATTTTGTTTATAGTAGAGTTTGTTCCTCTACTAGCACTGATAGTACGTCGCTTACGAGATGTAGGTATCCATTGGGCCTATATCTTTATTGTATTTGTTCCTTTAGGTGCAGTAACACTGCTCGTTATGCTCGCTATGCCAAGTCAACGATTTGTAGAAAAAGTGATAGAGAATAGTGAAACAAATAAAGAGAACACTGAAGACTCTCGATTTGAAGAAATGGTACGAAAATATTAA
- a CDS encoding nucleoside-diphosphate sugar epimerase/dehydratase, producing the protein MNKKLTDYVIDLVEILNKQQKQVFWGIFDILSMVVSIIVSYILFYGLINPAPVDYVIYTLLAFLLYQIMIAFWGLNASISRYSKITDFMKIFFGVMLSSVLSYGICYAFLPLFSIRFIVLFILLSTFLILLPRITWQLIYSKRKKGSGDGEHRRTFLIGAGDGGALFMNSYQHPTSDLELVGILDNDEKKKGQKLGGIPVLGSYNNLPELAKRHQIERVIVAIPSLDPSEYERILQMCNKLGVKCYKMPKVETVVQGLHQLGSGFQKIDITDLLGRQEIRLDESRLGTEITGKTILVTGAGGSIGSEICRQVSRFNPERIILLGHGENSIYLVYHELIRTFQGIDYVPVIADIQDYARLLQVFEQYKPAIVYHAAAHKHVPMMERNPKEAFKNNILGTYNVAKAVDEAKVPKMVMISTDKAVNPPNVMGATKRVAELIVTGFNQRSKSTYCAVRFGNVLGSRGSVIPVFERQIAEGGPVTVTDFRMTRYFMTIPEASRLVIHAGAYAKDGEVFILDMGKPVKIYDLAKKMVLLSGHTESEIPIVEVGIRPGEKLYEELLVSTELVDNQVMDKIFVGKVNVMPLEAIDQKIEEFRSLSGDELKEAIISFANETTHAE; encoded by the coding sequence ATGAATAAAAAACTAACAGATTATGTGATTGATCTGGTTGAAATTTTAAATAAACAGCAAAAACAAGTGTTTTGGGGGATATTCGATATTCTGAGTATGGTGGTTTCCATCATCGTATCTTATATCTTGTTTTATGGCCTTATAAATCCTGCGCCTGTGGATTACGTGATCTACACTCTTTTAGCTTTCCTCCTCTATCAAATCATGATTGCTTTTTGGGGACTGAATGCTAGTATCAGTCGTTATAGCAAGATTACGGATTTCATGAAAATCTTTTTCGGAGTGATGCTCAGCAGTGTTCTTTCTTATGGAATCTGTTATGCCTTTCTTCCATTGTTTTCTATCCGTTTCATCGTACTCTTCATTTTGTTGAGTACCTTCCTCATCTTGCTTCCTCGTATCACTTGGCAGTTGATTTATTCTAAACGTAAAAAAGGTAGTGGAGATGGAGAGCATCGTCGGACCTTCTTGATTGGTGCTGGTGATGGTGGTGCCCTCTTTATGAACAGCTACCAACATCCAACTAGCGACCTTGAGCTAGTGGGGATTTTGGATAACGATGAAAAGAAAAAGGGACAAAAACTAGGTGGCATCCCAGTTTTGGGCTCTTATAATAATCTACCTGAATTAGCTAAACGTCACCAAATCGAGCGTGTCATCGTGGCCATCCCTTCGCTTGACCCATCAGAGTACGAACGCATCTTGCAGATGTGTAATAAACTAGGCGTCAAATGTTACAAGATGCCTAAGGTTGAGACAGTTGTTCAAGGACTCCATCAACTAGGTAGTGGCTTCCAGAAAATTGATATCACAGACCTTTTGGGCCGTCAGGAAATTCGTCTTGATGAATCGCGTCTGGGTACTGAGATTACAGGCAAGACCATCCTGGTGACAGGAGCTGGTGGTTCGATTGGTTCAGAGATTTGTCGTCAGGTTAGCCGCTTCAATCCAGAACGTATTATCTTGCTTGGGCATGGCGAAAATTCCATCTATCTCGTTTATCATGAATTGATTCGTACATTCCAAGGAATTGATTATGTTCCTGTTATTGCAGATATTCAGGACTATGCTCGCCTCTTACAGGTGTTTGAACAGTACAAACCAGCCATTGTTTACCATGCTGCAGCCCACAAGCACGTTCCGATGATGGAACGCAATCCAAAAGAAGCCTTCAAGAACAATATCCTCGGGACTTACAATGTTGCCAAGGCTGTGGATGAGGCCAAAGTGCCTAAGATGGTCATGATTTCGACTGACAAAGCGGTCAATCCACCCAATGTTATGGGTGCAACTAAGCGCGTGGCAGAATTGATTGTCACTGGCTTTAACCAACGTAGCAAATCAACCTACTGTGCAGTTCGTTTTGGGAATGTTCTCGGTAGTCGTGGTAGCGTGATTCCTGTCTTTGAACGCCAGATTGCTGAAGGCGGTCCTGTAACAGTAACAGACTTCCGTATGACACGTTACTTCATGACCATTCCAGAGGCTAGCCGTCTAGTAATCCATGCTGGCGCTTATGCTAAGGACGGAGAAGTCTTTATCCTCGATATGGGCAAACCAGTTAAAATCTATGACTTGGCTAAGAAAATGGTCCTTCTAAGTGGGCACACGGAAAGTGAAATTCCAATCGTTGAGGTCGGTATCCGCCCAGGGGAAAAACTCTATGAAGAACTCTTGGTTTCGACCGAATTGGTTGATAACCAAGTCATGGACAAGATTTTCGTTGGTAAGGTAAATGTCATGCCGCTAGAAGCCATCGATCAAAAGATTGAAGAGTTCCGTTCACTCAGCGGAGATGAGCTCAAAGAAGCGATTATTTCCTTTGCGAATGAGACAACTCATGCTGAGTAA
- a CDS encoding glycosyltransferase has protein sequence MPEKQKISVLMSVYVKENPTFLRDAIKSVQNQTLKPSELVLVEDGPLTPELYQVLDEVEAQSDITVKRCPLEENQGLGLALRYGVLQCQYDIIARMDTDDLAVPDRFEKQLQLMEKEDLDLLGGHIAEFIDNPDEIVSYRRVPTQHADIVAYQRMRSAFNHMTVMFKKDMVLKAGNYEDGLYMEDDLLWLNMIAAGAKTGNLDQILCKVRVGAGMFERRGGLRYLKLYRQARQRMLERGQISYMEYAKSVAIQAIVALCPGFVRQFIFVKLLRKRK, from the coding sequence GTGCCTGAAAAGCAAAAAATCAGCGTCTTGATGTCGGTCTATGTAAAGGAAAATCCGACGTTTTTAAGAGATGCTATCAAAAGTGTTCAAAACCAGACCTTGAAACCGAGTGAACTTGTTCTTGTTGAGGACGGGCCGCTCACACCCGAACTCTATCAGGTGCTAGATGAAGTGGAAGCTCAGTCAGACATTACAGTGAAACGGTGCCCCTTAGAAGAAAATCAAGGTTTAGGCTTGGCTCTTCGATACGGCGTTTTACAGTGCCAGTATGATATTATTGCTCGCATGGATACGGATGATTTAGCCGTTCCGGATCGTTTTGAGAAACAGCTTCAGCTAATGGAGAAAGAAGATCTCGATCTCTTAGGCGGGCATATCGCAGAGTTCATTGACAATCCAGATGAGATTGTGTCTTATCGTCGTGTTCCAACTCAACATGCAGACATTGTGGCTTATCAGAGAATGAGAAGCGCCTTTAACCATATGACAGTCATGTTTAAAAAGGACATGGTCCTCAAGGCGGGCAACTATGAAGATGGCCTTTACATGGAGGATGACCTCCTTTGGCTCAATATGATTGCGGCAGGTGCCAAGACTGGGAACCTTGATCAAATCTTGTGTAAGGTTCGTGTCGGTGCAGGGATGTTTGAGCGTCGAGGTGGCTTGCGTTACCTTAAACTCTATCGTCAAGCTCGCCAACGGATGCTTGAGCGAGGGCAAATTTCTTACATGGAATATGCTAAAAGTGTAGCCATTCAGGCAATTGTTGCACTTTGTCCAGGCTTTGTACGTCAGTTTATCTTCGTCAAACTTTTAAGAAAGAGAAAGTAA
- a CDS encoding MFS transporter: MKKQSLFFVLGIVLIGTVLRSPFTALPTILGDIAQGLGVEVSSLGILTSLPLLMFALFSAFASRLAQKIGLEHLFTYCLLLLTVGSVIRIFNLPLLYLGTLIVGASIAIFNVLLPSMIQANQPQKISFLTTLYVTAMGISTAIASYLSVPITQASSWKGLILVLSFLCLVTLLVWLPNHRHNHHLESQKEKQVKENILKSKDVWAIIIFGGLQSLLFYTSMTWLPTMAVSAGLSNNDVALLASIFSLISIPFSMTVPSLTTRLSDGHRRIMLAIISIAGLTGIAMLLYPTNNFLYWLVVHLLIGTACSALFPYLMVCFSLKTSSPEKTAQLSGLAQTGGYILAAFGPALFGYSFELFQSWIPAVLALLVIDIIMTISLFMVDRADKIL; the protein is encoded by the coding sequence ATGAAAAAACAATCACTCTTTTTTGTTCTAGGAATTGTCTTAATCGGGACCGTTTTACGTTCTCCCTTTACTGCTCTACCAACTATTTTAGGAGATATCGCTCAGGGACTAGGAGTGGAGGTTAGCTCTCTTGGGATTTTAACCAGTCTCCCTCTCTTGATGTTTGCTCTTTTCTCTGCTTTTGCAAGTCGCTTGGCACAAAAAATTGGGTTGGAACATCTCTTTACTTACTGTCTCCTCCTCTTAACTGTTGGCTCTGTCATTCGAATTTTCAATCTCCCCCTTCTCTATCTAGGGACCTTAATTGTGGGAGCAAGCATTGCGATCTTCAATGTACTCCTCCCAAGTATGATCCAGGCAAATCAGCCTCAAAAGATTAGTTTCCTAACAACTCTCTATGTCACTGCCATGGGAATTTCGACAGCCATCGCTTCTTATCTATCCGTCCCTATCACCCAAGCTAGTTCTTGGAAGGGCCTCATCCTCGTTCTCAGCTTTCTCTGTCTGGTCACTCTGCTAGTCTGGTTGCCAAATCATCGCCATAACCACCACCTAGAAAGCCAAAAAGAAAAGCAAGTCAAAGAGAATATTCTAAAAAGTAAAGATGTCTGGGCTATCATTATCTTTGGCGGGCTTCAGTCCTTGCTCTTTTATACAAGTATGACCTGGTTGCCAACGATGGCTGTTAGTGCTGGCCTTTCTAATAATGATGTGGCTCTCCTCGCTTCTATTTTCTCACTGATCAGCATTCCTTTTTCAATGACTGTTCCAAGTCTAACGACTCGTCTATCAGATGGTCACCGTCGAATCATGCTAGCAATTATCTCTATCGCTGGGCTGACAGGAATTGCCATGCTCTTGTATCCAACCAATAATTTCCTCTACTGGTTAGTCGTCCATCTCTTGATTGGAACGGCCTGCAGTGCCCTCTTCCCCTACCTCATGGTTTGTTTTTCTCTTAAAACCAGTTCTCCTGAAAAGACCGCTCAGCTATCAGGACTAGCGCAAACAGGAGGCTACATCTTAGCTGCTTTTGGACCTGCCTTGTTTGGTTATAGTTTTGAACTTTTTCAATCTTGGATCCCAGCTGTCCTTGCCCTTCTAGTCATCGATATCATCATGACTATCTCGCTCTTTATGGTAGATCGGGCGGATAAGATCCTTTAA
- a CDS encoding PadR family transcriptional regulator → MYFPTSSALIEFLILAVLEQGDSYGYEISQTIKLIANIKESTLYPILKKLEASGFLTTYSREFQGRMRKYYSLTNRGVEQLVTLKEEWTLYTDTVNGIIEGSIRHDKN, encoded by the coding sequence ATGTACTTCCCAACATCCTCTGCCTTGATCGAGTTTCTCATCTTGGCTGTACTGGAGCAGGGGGATTCTTATGGTTATGAGATTAGTCAAACTATTAAGCTCATCGCCAATATCAAAGAATCTACGCTCTATCCCATTCTCAAAAAATTGGAAGCCAGTGGCTTTCTGACCACCTACTCTAGAGAGTTTCAGGGGCGTATGCGCAAATACTACTCCTTGACCAATCGGGGCGTAGAGCAGCTCGTTACTCTAAAGGAAGAGTGGACGCTCTATACCGACACCGTCAACGGCATCATAGAAGGGAGTATCCGCCATGACAAGAACTGA
- a CDS encoding DUF1700 domain-containing protein yields the protein MTRTDYLTQLETYLNKLPEADRIEAMDYFKELFDDAGPEGEEELIASLGTPKEAAHDVLSDLLDKKVNEAPAQKNDRQLLHIALLALLVAPIGIPVGIGILMAIIGIFIAAASVILAFFTVSVTGILLGGLFIVESFSVLVEAKSAFILIFGAGLLSIGASSLVLLGISYVARFFGLLIVRLVQWILKKGKRGDRHA from the coding sequence ATGACAAGAACTGACTATCTGACTCAGTTAGAAACCTATCTCAATAAACTGCCTGAAGCTGACCGCATCGAAGCTATGGACTACTTTAAGGAACTATTTGACGATGCCGGCCCTGAGGGCGAAGAGGAGCTTATTGCCAGTCTAGGCACTCCAAAAGAAGCTGCCCATGATGTCCTCTCTGATCTTCTCGATAAAAAAGTCAATGAAGCCCCTGCTCAAAAGAATGACCGTCAACTGCTACACATTGCCCTCCTGGCCCTGCTAGTAGCTCCTATCGGAATTCCGGTCGGGATTGGCATCCTCATGGCCATCATCGGTATTTTTATCGCGGCTGCCTCCGTCATTCTAGCCTTCTTTACCGTCTCTGTGACGGGTATCCTGCTAGGTGGACTCTTTATCGTAGAGAGCTTTAGCGTCCTAGTCGAAGCCAAATCTGCCTTTATCTTGATTTTTGGGGCCGGTTTGCTTTCTATCGGTGCTTCTTCTCTTGTTCTACTGGGCATCTCCTATGTAGCTCGTTTCTTTGGGCTCCTGATCGTCCGCTTGGTGCAATGGATTCTTAAAAAAGGAAAGAGAGGTGACAGACATGCGTAA
- a CDS encoding DUF4097 family beta strand repeat-containing protein, whose product MRKLTKGFLIFGVVSTILGFIMIIVGAQSNGIQSLLAMSKDPVYDNRIEEVTFGNEVEKLDLTLEEHSLTITESVDDKIHITYHPSVSGRHDLTTGMSDKTLTVTDKQAAQHRFLGSGIEGLLRIASSYSHRFDEVILSLPKGRTLQAITVSANLGQTNIRQANLENATIKTKGYLLRLTESSIKNSTLTTPHIINIFDTELTDSQVKTEGGHIYAENIKIQGKVELDSHHDLRLFLSKTEFDRINLDISSKHGGIYRKAQREHPKQKDNELANPYKTEKADVKDLLIIKANQDIYLPEEEEYSAPPSNH is encoded by the coding sequence ATGCGTAAATTGACAAAAGGATTTCTCATTTTTGGTGTGGTTTCTACAATCCTCGGTTTTATCATGATCATTGTAGGCGCGCAGTCCAATGGTATTCAAAGTTTACTTGCCATGTCAAAAGACCCCGTCTATGACAATCGTATCGAAGAAGTGACCTTTGGAAATGAAGTGGAAAAACTTGATTTGACCCTTGAAGAACATAGCCTAACCATCACAGAGTCTGTAGATGACAAGATCCATATCACCTATCATCCTTCGGTGTCTGGTCGTCATGATCTGACTACTGGCATGAGTGACAAAACACTGACCGTCACTGACAAACAAGCCGCCCAACATCGTTTTCTCGGCTCAGGAATCGAAGGCCTACTTCGTATCGCCAGCAGTTATTCTCACCGTTTTGACGAAGTCATTCTCTCCCTCCCTAAAGGAAGAACCTTGCAAGCCATCACCGTCTCAGCCAATCTTGGACAAACCAACATTCGTCAAGCCAATCTTGAAAATGCGACAATTAAAACAAAAGGCTATCTCTTAAGACTAACAGAAAGTTCTATCAAGAACAGCACACTAACGACACCTCACATCATCAATATCTTTGATACCGAATTAACAGATAGTCAAGTCAAGACGGAGGGGGGACACATCTATGCTGAAAACATCAAGATCCAAGGCAAGGTTGAACTAGACTCTCATCACGACTTAAGACTCTTTCTTTCTAAGACTGAATTCGATCGTATCAATTTAGATATTTCTTCTAAGCACGGCGGTATTTATCGTAAAGCACAAAGAGAACATCCTAAACAAAAAGACAATGAACTTGCCAACCCTTATAAAACGGAAAAAGCAGATGTCAAGGACCTGCTCATTATAAAAGCCAATCAGGATATCTACCTCCCCGAGGAAGAAGAGTACTCTGCTCCACCTAGCAATCATTGA
- a CDS encoding DUF6574 domain-containing protein, producing MTQEWFESADLEKKSPQTKSEIQPNEPETSETVETELQVSQETSVSPKEMETHEEKAPEMTEETQTEEEGEGKAEEEHQQENPTKEKSILSNALESPYIPDIDPRKTARFKEEIALFWTWLLDAIQEPTASKTTDQKHRYSVFALLTLLSSINLFFSIYHIKHLYYGYMISIANSSPNQLPPLDLFAGLSILVASALFYFSIILGGFTVRRVLDQESDFTFQEACDRYSRLFAIPLVLTALASFFALFGGLRFAGILTLLSMAIFALGNLFVISKPSKTSSLDPFYRFLLAVLLDGAILLPFFIAELALTVDYLRILTFF from the coding sequence ATGACACAAGAATGGTTTGAAAGTGCCGATCTTGAGAAGAAATCACCTCAGACAAAATCAGAAATCCAGCCCAACGAGCCTGAGACTTCAGAAACTGTGGAGACCGAACTACAAGTAAGCCAAGAAACATCTGTCTCACCTAAAGAGATGGAAACCCACGAGGAGAAAGCTCCCGAAATGACTGAGGAAACCCAAACCGAGGAAGAGGGAGAAGGGAAAGCTGAAGAGGAACACCAGCAAGAAAACCCTACAAAAGAGAAAAGTATCCTCAGCAATGCTTTAGAAAGCCCCTATATCCCAGATATTGACCCTCGTAAAACAGCCAGATTCAAAGAAGAAATCGCACTATTTTGGACTTGGCTGCTGGATGCTATCCAAGAACCAACTGCCAGCAAGACTACGGACCAAAAGCATCGTTACAGTGTCTTTGCCCTGCTCACTTTGCTATCCTCAATTAACCTTTTCTTTAGTATCTATCATATCAAGCACCTCTACTATGGCTATATGATTTCTATTGCTAATAGTTCTCCTAACCAGCTCCCTCCTTTAGATCTCTTTGCTGGCCTTTCTATCTTGGTCGCTAGCGCTCTATTTTACTTTTCTATCATTTTGGGAGGCTTTACTGTCCGACGGGTACTGGACCAGGAGAGCGACTTCACATTCCAAGAAGCTTGCGATCGTTACAGCCGACTCTTTGCTATCCCACTTGTCCTAACGGCTCTAGCAAGTTTCTTTGCACTCTTTGGGGGCTTACGATTTGCTGGCATCCTAACTCTTCTCAGCATGGCCATCTTTGCCCTTGGAAATCTCTTTGTGATTAGCAAGCCAAGTAAGACCAGTAGCCTTGACCCATTTTATCGATTCTTGCTAGCTGTCTTACTTGATGGCGCTATTCTCTTACCCTTCTTCATAGCAGAGCTTGCGCTAACAGTAGACTACCTTCGCATCCTGACATTCTTTTAA
- a CDS encoding DUF4299 family protein: MAKTFFIPNKESILGQQEVLTAKSILALVEGLESHSYDAVYLRQPLNRLEYIECGIVGQSQFLFKVNYADSRKGYQVVIPDFLTRADWEIVEALLQALSSNLGQMVEGLEGFEFEAYFRQIVQNYLADKAARLVYCQGLLSPIYLNKEYLESFLAEDGLARFEELVKKVQGSDAYLASVKFYPDAQGKVHGIYHLAQGVKTILPKEPFVPAPYTEQLAGKELVWEIDLVTISGDGSKAEDYESIARLDYEKFLESLPETFYQQLDANQLEVQAILGKDFEELASIE; encoded by the coding sequence ATGGCGAAAACATTTTTTATCCCAAATAAAGAAAGCATTCTAGGACAACAGGAGGTCTTGACTGCCAAGTCTATCTTGGCCTTGGTGGAGGGCTTGGAGTCACACAGTTATGATGCGGTCTATCTCCGTCAGCCCCTCAATCGTCTCGAGTATATCGAGTGTGGGATTGTAGGTCAGTCACAATTTCTCTTCAAGGTCAACTATGCGGATAGTCGAAAAGGCTATCAAGTGGTGATTCCAGACTTCCTTACCAGAGCGGACTGGGAGATTGTAGAGGCTCTCCTCCAAGCCCTATCGAGTAATTTGGGGCAAATGGTAGAAGGGCTAGAAGGGTTTGAATTTGAAGCTTATTTCCGACAAATAGTTCAGAATTATCTAGCTGACAAAGCGGCTCGTCTAGTATACTGCCAAGGGCTCTTGTCCCCTATCTATCTCAACAAGGAATACCTCGAGAGCTTTTTGGCTGAGGATGGATTGGCACGTTTTGAAGAGCTGGTCAAGAAGGTTCAAGGCTCTGATGCCTACCTTGCCAGTGTAAAATTTTACCCAGATGCTCAGGGCAAGGTACACGGTATCTATCACCTAGCCCAAGGAGTCAAGACGATTTTGCCAAAGGAACCCTTTGTACCAGCTCCTTATACCGAGCAGCTGGCAGGCAAGGAGCTTGTTTGGGAGATTGACCTAGTGACGATTTCTGGTGATGGGTCCAAAGCCGAAGACTACGAATCCATCGCTCGCTTGGATTATGAAAAATTCCTAGAGTCACTACCAGAAACATTTTACCAGCAATTAGATGCTAATCAATTAGAAGTACAAGCCATTTTGGGAAAAGACTTTGAAGAATTGGCAAGCATCGAGTAG